In Palaemon carinicauda isolate YSFRI2023 chromosome 1, ASM3689809v2, whole genome shotgun sequence, the genomic stretch acgctgacctttcttaagcaagttggtcagtggattagccacatctgcaaagttcaatacaaaccgcctataatagcccaccatccccaaaaatcagcgaatacctcttcgattctctggtacctgaaaatcaaggattgactgaatatttactgattttgggagaattttgccatgtcccacctcatgacctaaatagattattttggcttttgcaaaatcacacttgtttaaattaatcaccagaccagctgcacgcagcctctcgaacaaacattccatgtttttcaaatgagactcccaactattactgtaaactacaaggtcatctatgtagacaactaccccctctaacttatcaatcacttgattcatcaacctctgaaaagtggcagaggcatttttcataccaaaaggcatgatattgcatgaatacaaaccttccgacgtaacaaaagctgatatttctttagccctttctgttaatggaacttgccaaaaaccctttaaaagatcaaacttacttatgtacttggcagcgccgacatcatttatgcaatcttccaccctgggcagaggaaaacaatcagactcagtaactgcatttaccttacgatagtcgaagcacattctttgtcctcccccttcctttttgactagcactactggagaactccacgggccgaaactcctttgaattagatcatgacgtagcatgtattctacctcttgcttaatgatgtcccttttggatggattcactctatatggatgttgtttaatgggacgagcatctcccacctctacatcatgcataagtagactggttagtcctggaacgtcctgaaataaaactgcgaactttgttatcaagttcattacctccttggattgggtggcacttaaatgatccaacatcccgggtagatttcccaaagctacggaatttcccagcaaactcatactggaagtttccccaaattcttctttctcctccaccttggctaaagacagaactggtcggatggtttccctgccctggtaggcttttagcatattaacatggcatacttgagtcttcttcctcctgtcaggggtttcaacaacatagtttaggtcattcaccttctttaagatcttccagggccccgagaatttggctttaaatggattgcctggaattggaagcaacaccaacacctcttcgccaacctgaaaatttcgtaatttggttttcatatcataacgctctttcatttttctttgactcacctccaaagtttttaaaagcaaaatcccaagaatttatcaacttttcccttgaatcccttaaaaagtccagcaaatttacccgaggttttactccctcccagtgatccttcactacttctaaaggtccccttactttatgaccaaaagttagttcaaatggagaaaaccccattacatcactaggaatagatctgaaagcaaataataaataaggaattacctggtcccaattcttgggttcctgctgcacatacttactaagcattgatttcaatgtttggtgaaatctttccagttgtccttggctctgtgggtgataaggcgaagaagttacatgctttatgcctaattcttccaaaccctgcttaaatactttacttttgaaattactcccacaatcagactgaattaccctgggtaaaccaaatttcgaaaagaaccccagcaaagatttaagaaccctcccagcatgtatactccttaaaggaattgcctcaggataccgtgtggtcctatccatcagtgtcaaaatatattgatttccactgctagtccttggcaaagggccaactatatcaattattacctcttcaaagggttctccaatggctggaattggctgcagtggtgctttcgggattttctgattcggcttccccgttgtctggcagactttgcaggtcttcacaaacttctttacgtctcttctaagagaaggccagaaaaacaaatctgaaagttttttaaaagttttatttatacctagatgaccagacagaaggttgtcatgagctagctctaataaattacgtctgtagtttactggtaccacaatctgttctctcacctcccatgcatctgcaggtgctcgttttgctcgacttacccttttcaacactccgtccttccattctaaatgaggacgactattatcctgactgacttgcttactcctctccttctcaaactccgccttctgagtcgccgcaaatgtatcaattgcccatttaccattctcgtccttcacggaagacaacatgggatttccagttacacttacctcagaactatttttctcaaataatttatcgagccccatacagtccatctccctggacttgccttgggctcccgaacgcgtgaccacgaaaacagtcttttcagtctttaccgacttacc encodes the following:
- the LOC137658738 gene encoding uncharacterized protein, with the translated sequence MSDKGEDPVGAVGFEVAEFLGNVDWEEEIRDLRKVELQEIAKFINISVAPGTKKGTLLVQLVTAIKKWKEETTSSVDRTEYISVQDRLELERLQIEKMKLQIATREEERIHEKVMLQAKFNQEQLRIEREREQEQLRLQREREQEKHELQVLHLRQVPAENKFNIGNAIKLMPVFKETEALEFFTVFEKLANRLEWPENMWTTLVQCRLMGKAQKIYAALNEEMSADYSQVKNLILKAYELVPEAYRQKFRNMKKGWEETFVEFARRKRVAFQEWLKAKGVEDFDALKELILIEEFKNNINFDLKTHLEDLKLDLLDTLAVAADEFFLSHKGNYRFSDKAKWGTKRNPSGKGASQSPGKRTKESPDRGEKPGSPKKGGKLVCWHCGQPGHIKEKCRLWLDKAKPVGLLGRDSTATDECFKKYVSEGVVSIKGQNRSERRVKLLRDTGAAQSIILRSVLPEGLSQGQEKFVLLGGFPRTVTACPLVELVLNSKWVKGPMSLAIVDELPIKGVDVIVANDCEMRTPGNCPLVQGKSVKTEKTVFVVTRSGAQGKSREMDCMGLDKLFEKNSSEVSVTGNPMLSSVKDENGKWAIDTFAATQKAEFEKERSKQVSQDNSRPHLEWKDGVLKRVSRAKRAPADAWEVREQIVVPVNYRRNLLELAHDNLLSGHLGINKTFKKLSDLFFWPSLRRDVKKFVKTCKVCQTTGKPNQKIPKAPLQPIPAIGEPFEEVGEEVLVLLPIPGNPFKAKFSGPWKILKKVNDLNYVVETPDRRKKTQVCHVNMLKAYQGRETIRPVLSLAKVEEKEEFGETSSMSLLGNSVALGNLPGMLDHLSATQSKEVMNLITKFAVLFQDVPGLTSLLMHDVEVGDARPIKQHPYRVNPSKRDIIKQEVEYMLRHDLIQRSFGPWSSPVVLVKKEGGGQRMCFDYRKVNAVTESDCFPLPRVEDCINDVGAAKYISKFDLLKGFWQVPLTERAKEISAFVTSEGLYSCNIMPFGMKNASATFQRLMNQVIDKLEGVVVYIDDLVVYSNSWESHLKNMECLFERLRAAGLVINLNKCDFAKAKIIYLGHEVGHGKILPKSVNIQSILDFQVPENRRGIR